One window from the genome of Leucobacter aridicollis encodes:
- the hflX gene encoding GTPase HflX has product MSDFTNDKTTAPVTDAVQGEAEGDRLDAAAEDVTDPLERVLRRAAGAGASVIRDLSDAQALGSADHDTLADDDHGIQMEREDRASLTRVAGLSTELEDVTEVEYRQLRLENVVLIGIYNSGRGHSAQAALEDAENSLRELAALAETAGATVLDGVLQRRVNPDPATYFGKGKAQELAELLRALGADTVIADDELGPSQRRALEDVVNAKVIDRTTVILDIFSQHAKSREGKAQVELAQLEYLLPRLRGWGESMSRQAGGQVGAAGAGMGSRGPGETKIELDRRRINTRMARLRKQIAGFAPARAAKRANRKRGEVPSVAIAGYTNAGKSSLLNRLTGTQELVQNQLFATLDTAVRHAETQDGRDFTYVDTVGFVRNLPHQLVEAFRSTFEEVGESDVILHVVDASHPDPEAQLATVRDVVAEVEAQGIPEVVAFNKADLIDESRRMLLHGLVPDGVFVSARSGEGLEELKARIDAAIPTPDREVTVVVPYDRGDLVAELHERNRVLELDYDEAGTRVRALVTPEMFAKLDDYLV; this is encoded by the coding sequence ATGAGTGATTTCACGAACGACAAGACCACAGCACCCGTGACGGACGCAGTGCAGGGCGAGGCAGAAGGCGACCGCCTGGATGCGGCTGCCGAGGATGTCACTGACCCGCTCGAGCGGGTGCTCCGGCGTGCCGCCGGTGCGGGCGCTTCGGTGATCCGCGACCTCTCTGACGCGCAGGCGCTGGGCAGTGCCGACCACGACACGCTCGCCGACGATGACCACGGGATTCAGATGGAGCGCGAGGACCGAGCCTCGCTGACCCGTGTAGCAGGGCTCTCAACCGAGCTCGAAGACGTCACCGAAGTTGAATACAGGCAGCTCCGACTCGAGAACGTCGTGCTCATTGGCATCTACAACTCGGGCCGCGGGCATTCAGCTCAGGCCGCGCTCGAGGACGCGGAGAACTCGCTCCGTGAGCTGGCCGCGCTCGCCGAAACGGCGGGCGCAACCGTGCTCGACGGCGTCCTGCAACGCCGCGTGAACCCTGACCCGGCGACCTACTTTGGCAAGGGTAAGGCCCAGGAGCTCGCCGAACTCTTGCGCGCACTCGGCGCCGACACTGTCATCGCGGATGACGAGCTCGGCCCGAGCCAGCGGCGTGCCCTTGAAGACGTGGTGAACGCGAAGGTGATTGACCGGACGACTGTCATTCTCGATATCTTCAGCCAACACGCGAAGAGTCGTGAGGGCAAGGCGCAGGTCGAGCTGGCCCAGCTTGAATACCTGCTTCCGCGACTGCGCGGCTGGGGCGAGTCGATGTCGCGTCAGGCAGGCGGCCAGGTGGGCGCGGCAGGTGCCGGAATGGGATCGCGTGGGCCCGGTGAGACGAAGATCGAGCTCGACCGTCGCCGCATCAACACGCGGATGGCGCGGCTGCGCAAGCAGATCGCAGGCTTTGCGCCCGCTCGCGCCGCCAAGCGCGCGAACCGCAAACGCGGAGAGGTGCCGTCTGTCGCGATCGCCGGCTACACGAACGCCGGCAAGTCGAGCCTGTTGAACCGTCTCACGGGCACGCAAGAGCTCGTGCAGAACCAGCTGTTTGCGACGCTCGACACCGCTGTGCGGCACGCCGAAACGCAAGACGGCCGCGACTTCACCTACGTGGACACTGTCGGCTTTGTGAGAAACCTTCCGCACCAGCTCGTCGAGGCATTCCGCTCGACGTTCGAGGAAGTGGGGGAGTCAGACGTGATCCTGCACGTTGTCGACGCATCTCACCCAGACCCCGAGGCACAGCTCGCGACAGTCCGCGACGTTGTCGCCGAGGTCGAGGCGCAGGGCATCCCCGAGGTCGTCGCGTTCAACAAGGCTGACCTGATCGACGAGTCCCGACGCATGTTGCTACACGGTCTCGTGCCCGACGGTGTGTTCGTCTCTGCGCGCTCGGGCGAGGGCCTCGAAGAGTTAAAGGCGCGCATCGACGCGGCGATCCCGACGCCTGACCGCGAGGTGACAGTCGTCGTCCCCTACGACAGGGGAGACCTCGTCGCCGAGCTGCACGAACGCAACCGTGTGCTCGAGCTCGACTACGACGAGGCTGGGACGAGAGTGCGCGCGCTCGTCACCCCAGAGATGTTTGCCAAGCTCGACGACTACCTCGTATAG
- a CDS encoding methylenetetrahydrofolate reductase, with product MNATLLTGSAPTRARFSFEVFPARSGAAALALGNSVQHLSAVGPDFISVTYGANGSHRDASLDLLAYLREHTDALPLAHLTTVRESRETIRETIHRIMDAGIHDFLALRGDPPRGLDESSPEVAGSLSALELTELIAEARAERPAFTSVGRTAVAAYPNGHPLSRGQAADIDWLLAKEAAGAQFAITQLFFHADEYLSFADAARDAGLQMPLLPGLMPVSTSGQLRKVASLAGRPAPTSLERAMEEAGGYAPELGVEHTINLARELLAGGAPSIHLYTFNRHEQVLAVLSELDLLS from the coding sequence GTGAACGCGACCCTGCTCACGGGGAGTGCGCCGACCCGCGCGCGGTTCTCGTTCGAAGTGTTCCCCGCACGGTCGGGCGCTGCTGCGCTCGCGCTTGGCAACTCGGTGCAGCACCTGTCAGCGGTCGGACCCGACTTCATCTCAGTCACGTACGGCGCGAATGGGTCACACCGCGACGCGTCACTCGACCTGCTCGCCTATCTCCGGGAGCACACGGACGCGCTGCCGCTCGCGCACCTGACGACAGTGAGAGAGTCTCGTGAGACCATCCGTGAGACTATCCACCGCATTATGGACGCAGGGATACACGACTTTCTCGCCCTGCGTGGAGACCCGCCGCGCGGACTCGATGAGTCGAGCCCCGAGGTAGCCGGATCGCTGAGCGCGCTGGAGCTCACCGAGCTCATCGCTGAGGCACGGGCTGAGCGCCCGGCGTTCACGAGCGTCGGCCGCACCGCGGTCGCGGCGTACCCGAACGGCCACCCGCTCTCTCGGGGCCAGGCGGCTGACATTGACTGGCTGCTCGCGAAGGAGGCTGCAGGCGCCCAGTTCGCGATCACGCAGCTGTTCTTTCACGCCGACGAGTACTTGAGCTTCGCTGACGCGGCACGTGACGCGGGGCTGCAGATGCCACTGCTTCCTGGGCTCATGCCGGTCTCGACAAGCGGTCAGCTGCGCAAGGTGGCATCACTCGCGGGACGGCCCGCGCCCACTAGCCTCGAACGCGCGATGGAGGAAGCCGGGGGATACGCCCCTGAACTCGGTGTCGAGCATACGATCAACCTTGCCCGCGAGCTGCTCGCCGGCGGCGCCCCGTCGATTCACCTGTACACCTTCAACAGGCACGAGCAGGTGCTCGCTGTGCTCAGCGAGCTCGACCTGCTCTCATAG
- the metE gene encoding 5-methyltetrahydropteroyltriglutamate--homocysteine S-methyltransferase produces MTAAPLPQATILGYPRIGRRRELKRAVESFWAGRISESELRQTAAELRAATRARLVELGLPATGGAVPESFSFYDQVLDATLAVGAIPQRFGAQTGSDLDTYFRLARGDAEHQPLEMTKWFDTNYHYSVPEIDADTKFAANPAALVEQFKEAQAQGIETRPVLVGPVTYLLLAKASDEAAEGFDPADRLDDLVGVYAELLAALAAAGVAWVQLDEPALVSDSLRVTREEALGLVEHAYATLGGAAQRPRILIAAPYGDSAAALTRLAALPVEAVHTDLVRGSLPAAALADGSLAKAFAGTQLVAGVVDGRNIWRTDLRSAFAQLTQLTDAGIDTVVGTSNNLQHVPHDVRDETKLDARLQSWLAFADQKVEQVAILARGLSDGAEAIEAELAEVDRVLADRDAAPGVRIDAIRARVAAAGDADRNRVTEEDRRTAQQDLGIPHLATTTIGSFPQTPEIRKARASFVRGEIDEAAYEGFLRDEITSVIRLQEEIGLDVLVHGEAERNDMVQYFAELLDGFAVTEHGWVQSYGSRATRPSILWGDVSRPAPMTVRWSEFAQSLTDRPVKGMLTGPVTILAWSFVRDDQPLGDTASQVALALRDEIDDLVEAGINIVQVDEPALRELLPLDRDRQAAYLDWSVGAFRLATGGAQAGVQIHTHLCYSEFGEIIDAVDGLDADVTSIEAARSRMDVVQPLGDHGYSRGIGPGVYDIHSPRVPGVEEQTELIRIAAERIPGEQLWVNPDCGLKTRGYDETVASLTNLVLAAKAVRAEA; encoded by the coding sequence ATGACCGCTGCACCACTTCCACAGGCGACCATTCTCGGATACCCGCGGATCGGCAGGCGCCGTGAGCTCAAGCGTGCCGTCGAGTCGTTTTGGGCTGGGCGAATCTCGGAGTCCGAGCTGCGGCAGACAGCTGCGGAACTGCGCGCGGCGACCCGCGCCCGGCTTGTGGAGCTTGGCCTCCCGGCAACTGGCGGCGCGGTCCCGGAGAGCTTCAGCTTCTACGACCAGGTGCTTGACGCGACGCTCGCCGTCGGCGCGATTCCTCAGCGCTTCGGCGCCCAGACTGGATCAGATCTCGACACCTACTTCAGGCTCGCACGTGGAGACGCCGAGCACCAGCCGCTCGAGATGACGAAGTGGTTCGACACGAACTACCACTACAGCGTGCCCGAGATCGACGCAGACACCAAGTTTGCAGCGAACCCGGCTGCGCTCGTCGAACAGTTTAAGGAGGCGCAGGCGCAGGGAATCGAGACCCGTCCCGTGCTCGTCGGCCCCGTCACCTACCTGCTGCTCGCGAAGGCGTCTGATGAGGCGGCTGAAGGGTTTGACCCCGCGGACAGGCTCGACGACCTTGTCGGTGTGTATGCAGAACTTCTTGCGGCGCTCGCCGCAGCGGGCGTCGCGTGGGTGCAGCTCGACGAGCCCGCCCTCGTCTCCGACTCGCTGCGCGTGACGCGGGAAGAAGCCCTGGGCCTTGTCGAGCACGCATACGCGACACTGGGTGGGGCTGCACAACGCCCCCGGATCCTGATCGCTGCGCCGTACGGCGATTCGGCCGCGGCGCTCACGAGGCTCGCTGCGCTCCCGGTTGAGGCTGTGCACACAGACCTCGTGCGCGGCTCGCTCCCCGCAGCTGCGCTCGCGGACGGCTCGCTCGCCAAGGCGTTCGCCGGGACGCAGCTGGTTGCCGGTGTCGTCGACGGCCGAAACATCTGGCGCACCGACCTTCGCAGCGCATTCGCGCAACTGACTCAGCTGACCGACGCAGGCATTGACACTGTCGTCGGCACCTCGAACAACCTGCAGCACGTGCCACACGACGTGCGCGACGAGACGAAGCTTGATGCTCGGCTGCAGTCGTGGCTCGCGTTTGCCGACCAAAAGGTCGAGCAGGTCGCGATCCTCGCCCGCGGGCTGTCCGATGGCGCCGAGGCGATCGAGGCCGAACTCGCGGAGGTCGACAGGGTGCTCGCGGACCGCGACGCCGCCCCGGGTGTGCGCATTGACGCGATCCGCGCGCGAGTGGCCGCGGCAGGTGACGCGGACCGCAACCGCGTCACTGAGGAAGATCGGCGTACAGCCCAGCAGGATCTCGGGATCCCGCACCTCGCGACAACCACCATCGGCTCGTTCCCGCAGACCCCCGAGATTCGCAAGGCACGCGCCTCGTTCGTGCGCGGTGAGATCGACGAAGCCGCATACGAAGGCTTCCTGCGTGACGAGATCACGAGCGTGATCCGGTTGCAGGAGGAGATCGGGCTCGACGTGCTCGTGCACGGTGAGGCTGAACGCAACGACATGGTCCAGTACTTCGCCGAGCTGCTCGACGGTTTCGCGGTCACCGAGCACGGCTGGGTGCAGTCGTACGGTAGCCGTGCGACGCGCCCGTCGATCCTGTGGGGTGACGTTTCGCGCCCGGCCCCGATGACTGTGCGCTGGTCGGAGTTCGCGCAGTCGCTCACCGACCGCCCGGTGAAGGGCATGCTCACTGGGCCCGTCACGATCCTCGCGTGGTCATTCGTGCGCGATGACCAGCCCCTGGGAGACACCGCCTCGCAGGTCGCGCTCGCGCTTCGCGACGAGATCGATGACCTCGTCGAGGCAGGAATCAACATTGTGCAGGTCGACGAGCCAGCGCTGCGGGAGCTGCTGCCGCTGGACCGCGACAGGCAGGCCGCCTACCTCGACTGGTCAGTCGGTGCGTTCAGGCTCGCGACGGGCGGGGCTCAGGCCGGCGTGCAGATCCACACGCACCTCTGTTACTCCGAGTTCGGCGAGATCATCGACGCTGTCGACGGCCTCGACGCTGACGTCACGTCGATTGAGGCTGCCCGCAGCCGCATGGACGTCGTCCAGCCGCTTGGTGACCACGGCTACTCGCGCGGCATCGGCCCCGGCGTCTACGACATTCACTCGCCTCGTGTACCGGGAGTCGAAGAGCAGACGGAGCTCATCAGGATCGCAGCTGAGCGCATCCCCGGCGAGCAGCTCTGGGTGAACCCCGACTGCGGCCTGAAGACGCGCGGCTATGACGAGACCGTCGCAAGCCTCACGAACCTCGTGTTGGCCGCGAAGGCCGTTCGCGCGGAGGCGTAG
- a CDS encoding class I SAM-dependent methyltransferase, which produces MNQHYFSEAPAGDFTPREIQVELAGASRTVLTAGGVFSPEHLDQGTATLLAALPDLTELDTVREPVESHVDTRPILDIGCGWGPIALAAALDHRDREVWAIDVNERSRELTRRNAERLGLTNVRVAAPDEVPADLAFAEIRSNPPIRVGKEVLHSILKEWLPRLIPGGAAYLVVAKHLGADSLQKWIATSFEDFDVDRAARKKGFHVLRAVRG; this is translated from the coding sequence GTGAATCAGCACTATTTCTCAGAGGCTCCGGCCGGCGACTTCACGCCGCGCGAGATCCAGGTCGAGCTTGCGGGGGCTTCCCGAACCGTGCTCACCGCAGGCGGGGTGTTCAGCCCTGAACATCTCGACCAGGGCACCGCTACGCTGCTCGCTGCCCTCCCCGACCTCACAGAGCTGGACACAGTTCGCGAGCCTGTGGAGTCCCACGTCGACACCCGCCCGATTCTCGATATCGGCTGCGGGTGGGGTCCGATCGCACTCGCGGCCGCACTTGATCACCGTGACCGCGAAGTGTGGGCGATCGACGTCAACGAGCGCTCGCGCGAGCTCACGCGCCGCAACGCCGAGCGCTTGGGCCTGACGAACGTCAGGGTCGCGGCTCCTGACGAAGTCCCGGCTGATCTCGCGTTCGCGGAGATCCGTTCAAACCCGCCGATCCGTGTCGGCAAGGAGGTACTGCACAGCATCCTCAAGGAGTGGCTGCCGCGCCTCATCCCCGGTGGCGCTGCCTATCTCGTTGTCGCGAAGCACCTCGGCGCTGACTCGCTGCAGAAGTGGATCGCGACGTCGTTCGAGGACTTCGATGTCGACCGCGCCGCACGCAAGAAGGGATTCCACGTGCTGCGCGCAGTGCGCGGCTAG